CGGACCCCCTCGGTGGTGGTTGCGTTCGGGGGGATCGTCCGGATTGGATTCGCGGTGTGGTCCGGGTTTTCTCTGCTCCCGGTCATCGGTTCGTATCGTTTCTTCGCGCTCCTGGGTCCATGTCGCCTCTCGTTCGGGCTGAGTCGGCCCGCTTGATGCCAGAGTCGAGGGCTGCTGGGGGTCCTTCAGTAGTCGGCGGGTGTGGTTCGGTGTGGTTTATTCAGGGTGGCCTTCATTCGTAGGGGCGTTGGTCGAGTGAGTGCCCGCTCGGTCGCTGTCGTTCGAATTGGTGGCCCGGGTTCCCGGCGGGTCGGTCTCCCGGGGCCGTCGGTCGGGGCCATAGGGTCGGTTCTTCGCTTGCGGCGGGAATCGCCGTCCTGATTCCCTCCCTCAGCTGCCCGCGGGGCGTGGAACAGCCCCTTCGCCTTCCACGGCGGGTGTTCTCTGGAGTCGGCCGAGCGTCTACGTGTGGTGAATCACACAGTGGCGCATCCGAGTTCGGGCTCGGGTGGTGGTCGGTGGGGTGCGGGTAGGCTGGCGCGGCCATGCCGACCCTTCTTCTCGCGCTCGCGGCGTTCGCCTTTCTCGACTCGCTCGACCTGCTGCTCATCGGCGTCACCACGGCCGTCGTGTACGACAGCAGGCTGAGCCGCCGGTCGCCGCTGGTGGGCGGTCTGAGCCTGCTGGCGGGCGTCTTCGCGGTCACCACCGCGTTCGGGATCTGCACCGTGCTGGGAATCGGATTCCTGACCGATCTGTTCGACTTCCAGATCACACCGGCGGTGCGGTACTGGGGCGAGCTTTCGGCGGGCGTGGTGTTGCTCGCTCTCGCATGCATTCGGATGACCGGAACGACGGCCCCGGAGCGGGCGACCGCATTGCGCCGCCGACCGTGGGTATTGGCGGGCATCGGCGTGGCGATCGGCATCGCCCAGGCGCCGACCGCGGTGCCGTATCTCGCCGGACTCGCGATGATCTCCGCCCGGAATCCACTGCCGACGTTGTGGCCGCTGATCATCATCGCGTATTGCGCGCTCGCATTGCTGCCGCCGTTGGTGATACTCGGCCTGGCGATGCGGCGAACGACCGGGGCGCGGCGGATGTATCGAAAAGTTGTTCGCATTATCACTACTTACGGGCCGATCTCGGTGCGCGTGCTTTTCGCGATCTTCGGTGTGGCTCTCCTGTGTGACGCGCTCGTCCATTACCGCAGCCTCTGGTGGTGAATTGCGGCCGCCGTAAGTCCGGCAATGGTGGGCGAACGGGAAACGCGGTTTGCGGGGCGGTGTTCGGTGGGATGCTGGAGGTATGGCTGAGCGCTGGTATTACTGCTTGAAGCACAATCGGGCCGAGCAAGGACGGCAGTGCTGGTTCCGCGACCGGATGGGCCCGTACCCGGACAAGGCGACGGCGGAGCGGGCCCTCGAGATCGCACACGCGCGCAACGCGCGGGAAGACGCGCGCGACCGGGCTTGGCGGGACGGGGACTGAGCCCGCCCGAACTCGGCCCGGGCAATCCTTCCCCGGGCCGGTGAAGTTGATCTTGAGCCGCAGGTCGGAGGCTCGGGCGGGGTCACACCGGGTGCGGCCGCTCAGCCCGCGATCAGGTGTATCGAGTACGGTTCTCCAGAACTCGACGAATGCTCGGAGGTCCTGGCGTGGGCTGCGAGCGGAAACCAGGATCAGCAGGGAGGGCGACCCTTGAGGGTTACCGTTGTTGTGCCGACCTACAACGAGCGGGAGAATCTGCCGGTTGCGGTGGAGCGGCTGACCGCGCTGCCGGTGCCCGACCTGCACGTACTCGTGGTGGACGACAGCTCGCCGGACGGCACCGGCGAAGTGGCCGACAAGCTCGCCGCCGAACTGCCGAACGTGGTCGGTGTGCTGCACCGGACCGAGAAGGACGGGTTGGGCCGCGCTTACGTGGCTGGTATCACGCGCGCTCTGGACGAGGGCGCGGACGTGGTCATCCAGATGGATGCCGACCTGTCGCATCCCGCCGAAGTCATCCCGGCCATGCTGGAGAAGCTCACCACCACCGACGCGGGCGTGGTGCTCGGGTCCCGCTACGTGCCCGGCGGCTCGACGGCCGCCGAGTGGAAGTGGTACCGCAAGGCGTTGTCGGCCTGGGCCAACTTCTATGTGAACCTGATCCTGCGCCTGGGGGTCAAGGACGCCACCGCGGGCTTCAAGGCATGGAAGGCCGACACCCTGCGCGCCATCGACGTGGCCTCGATCCGCAGCAACGGCTACTCCTTCCAGGTCGAGATGAATTACCGCACCATCAAGAAGGGGATCGCGATCGCCGAGGTGCCGATCCGGTTCGAGGAGCGGACGCTCGGGGCGTCCAAGATGAGCCTCAAAGTGCAGCTCGAATCGGCGCTCATGCCGTGGAAGCTGCTGTTCGGCCGGGCGGTCTGAGCGCGCCCCACGAGCCACGGGAACGGGGCCCGGCGCCCAGCGGCTGACGACGCCGGTTGTGCCCCGCGACCGAAACGAGCACCGCGGCCAGCGGAGGGCGCCGCCGCCGTCACGGCGACTTACACCTGGGCCGCCCGCTGCACCCTGCTCACCGGTCGGACAGCAGCGCGCGCGGCGTCATGCCGATGACCGGCGGTGCGGTGGAAGCGGCGACGACGCGTGGGTGAGCCGTCGCCAGGCCGGACAAACCACTGCCGCAGGTCGACCCCACCGAATCGGCGGCGCTGCCGACGTGCGATCGGCCGGTCAGCGCGGCCAATCCAGGAGCGTATCGACGAACAGCTGGCGCACCCGCGCCACGTTGTCGTCCAGGTCACCCGGATCCCATGCGCTGACGTCGATCGGGTCGAGGATCGCCACGTCGACCGTTCCGGGCCGGGCGACCATCGCGTTGCGCCAGCAGATCTCGCCCGCGTTCCGGATCACGACCGGGATGACGGGCACCCCGGCCTGTATCGCGATGTGGAACGCGCCTTTCTTGAACGGTCCGATCTCGGGGGTGTAGGAGCGGGTCCCTTCGGGAGCCACCGCGACCGACAATCCGCCGCGCAGGGTCTCGACCACCGGCAGCAACGCCGCCTTCGCCTGCGCGGTGTCCGCGCGGTCGATGAACGTCACTCCGACGAAGCGCATGAGCGGGCCGAAGACCGGATTCTTGGTCAGCTCCTTCTTGCCGATCGCGGTGACGCCGCCGCCGAGCACCTCGGGCACGATGATGATGTCGAACTGGCTCTGGTGGTTGAACAGGAAAACCGCGGGCCGCGGCGATTTCGCGTGCTCCGCGCCGGTGACGCGCACGTGCACGCCCGCGATGCGCAGTGTGTTGCGCGCGGCGTGCGCCATCAACGCGTCGGCCATTTGCTGCCGGTCCTTCGTGGGCGCTTTCGACGCGACGCCGAACAGCGCGCCCCCGAGCAATCCGGCGAAGCCCGCGGCGGTGCGGGCGTAATCGCCTGCGCGCGGCGAGCGGCGCGGCCGGAACGTCAGCCGGGCCCACTGCCGCCGGTCGGCGGTGTCGGCCAGCTCGTCGTCGGGGTTCACCGCCACCGGATGCCCCACCAGCGACAGCATGGGCGCGTCGGCGATCGCGCCTGCGTAGGCGTAGCTGCGTCCGAGATCCACCCCGTGCGCGGCGGCGAACTCCGTGACCGCCTCGGCTTTGCCGTTGCGCCACAGAGTTCTGCCGTCGGGATACCCGGTGAGCACACCGTCGGTGGTGGCCATGGGCGTGTACAGCAGGTGTTCGATGCCCAGCTGCGCCGCGGCGGGCGCGACGTGGAATCTGGTCAGCGAGGTGGCCAGCACGATCGTGTGCCCGGCCGCTCGGTGGGTGCGGATCAGCTCCCACGCTTCGGGATACAGGTATCCGTACCCGGTGCGCTTGAACTGGCGCCTGCCCAGCTCGTCCAATTCCTGTTCGGAGCGACCGGCCAGCGTCGCGGACAGCTCGCGGAGGAACCGGCTGTATTCGCCGTCGGTCATGTGGTTGTGGAGTCCGCCGAGTAGCACGTCGGCGGGCTTGCGGCGGGGCCGGCGCCGGGAGCCGGGACCGTCGACGACCGCGCCGCCGAAGTCGAAGACCGCGGCGACCGCGGGGCCCTGCGGCCCGGAGCGGATGGCGGCGAGCGCGGCGTCGAGGTCAGCGCGCGCGTCGGTCATCGATCCTCCTGAGTACCGCGATGTTTTCCGGGCGATCGTTCACCGCGCCTCCCGATTGGACGGGTCCAGTGCGGCGGCCTGCGCGATGCGGGCGCCGATCACGCGCAGGCGTTCGGCGAATTCCCTTCGTCGTGCGATCAATTCCTTCCGAGCCGACTCCGGATCGTCCTCGGACACCGTCTCCAGCAGGCCGTAGTTGTCGGCGAGCTTCAGGGCGCTGGTGAACAACTCGGTGGAAACCGACTCGGGGCTGTGCAGCCGTTGCTGCAGCATCATCTGTTTGCCGACCGCCACGCATTCGGTGATGAGCCCCTTACGGTCGATCTCGTCGCTCGCGTCGCGATCGGCCAGCCGCTCGGCCACCACCAGCTGCGCGTCGACGAACGAGCGCAGCACGCGGTGGGCCATGGTGAAGCCGGAGGCGGTGAGCTTCGCCAGGATGTCCGAGCCGTCGGTGTCCCGGCGGGAATGGCTGTACCAGTCCGGATCCACCAGCAGCATCTCCGCGACCATCTGATCGGCGAACTCGCCGCGATCCGGGAAGAAGAACTCGAACTTCAGCAGATCGCGCAGCCGGAATGCCTCGTCCCAGCCGGTTCGCAGGGCATCGGCGTCGTCGCTGTCGACCGCGGCCAGGATGGACAGCTCGAGGATGGCGCGATTGACGAACCAGTGCACGGCACTGTTGCGGTAGAAGGCGGCCTCCAGGTGCGCGCCCGACTCGATCGAGTACACCGGCTCGATCCCGCCGCGATACACCGTGACCACCTTCGTCAGCGAAAGCTGTTCCAGCACCACGGCCAGGCCCTGTTCGTCGCGGAGGGCCTCGAGTTCGCCGCGCGGCAGTTCGCGCTTGTCGATGTAACCGAGGACGGGGTTGAGCACCGTGCGCACCTCGCCGAGGGTCAGGGCGCGCCCGTCCACCCCCAGCAGCGCCAGGGTGACCAACGCGTTGACCGTCACCGGGGTGACCGCGTTGATACCGACCGCGACTTCGAATGCCAACCGCTGCACGGCCCTTCGCTCCAGTTCCGCGATCTCGGGTGGTTCGTTGTCGACGACCCCGGCTTCGGTGCGCGGCGGCGGAATCGGCTCGGTGTGGTGTAGCGGGATGGTCAGCGGCGGGGCCGTGAGCGGATCGCCGTGTGCGGAGAGCCGGTCGCGGGCCGACAGCGGCTCGCCGAAACGGACGTACACGTGCCCGGCGGAATGCTGCTGGCTACGGATGTAGCGCGCCAGCCAGGTCAGGCCCTCCGGTTTCTTCTTGCCGCCCTCCTGCTCGGTGGCGATGGCGCCGAGTTCGTTGAGCCGCTCGTAGGTGATCGAGACCGGCACCAGCATGACGTCATCGATGCGGTTGGAACGGACCGCCGCGGAAAGGTAGTTCAGCAAGCCGTAGCGCGGCGGCCGCAGTTTGCCGGTGCGGGTGCGGCCGCCCTCGAAGTACCACTCCAGGTTGAAGCGCTTGGCCAGCAGATAGGCGAAGTACTCCTCGACGACGGCCTTGTAGACCTCGTCGTCGCCGAAACTGCGCCGGATGAACACAGTTCCGGTGCGCCGGGCGACCGGGCCCATCGGCCAGAAGCTGAGGTTCGCGCCGCCGATCACGTGGTTCGGCGGGAAGTCGTTGCGGGCCAGCACGTCTCCGAGCACGAACGCGTCGACGTAGGAGCGGTGCGAGGGCAGGAATACCAGCGGGAAGCGTCGGTTGAGATCGCGCAACCCGGCCAGGCCGGAATCGTCGGAGTCCACCTTCCAGGTCGAGGCGTGCACCGGGCGCATGGCTTGGGTGAACAGGTCGGAGATCAGCCTGCTCTGCGCGGCCACGAGCTCGTTGAGCGCTTTCTCCGCGCGGCGGTACACCTCGTGCGGGCTCGCCCCGATCTGGTCGGCGATGAGTTCCAGCCTGCGCAGGAAGTCGGGGGAGTCGAGGATCTCCTCCGCGACCAGCTTGGGCACCTTGTACCGGTCGCCGATGATGGTGCGCTCGGCGCGTTCGAGCGCCACCACCGCCGCGCGCACGACCGCGCGGGCGAACGGCTCGGCGGTGCCCTTGTCGAACAGGGCCGAAGCTTCCGGGTTGTTCGCTCGCAACTCGCTGAGACAAGCCGGCGCACCGGTCAGCACGACGTACCGGTCCGGTGACTTGGCCAGCAGTCTGCGCTGCGCCAGCCGATTCGGCTTGCGCGGGTTGGTGAGCAGAGCCAGATCGGCGAAGGTGACGCGGCGCACGCCGTCGCGTTCGGGCGGCAGCCACAGCACGCGGATCGGCACCACCAGCGGATCGTCGCGCCTGCCGACCAGCCGGGCGGCGACGGCGCCCGCGTCCAGGTCCAGCTGCGTGACCGGCGCGTCGGTGCCGAACTCCGCGCTGATCCCGCCGTCGGCAAGCCACTTGCCGACGAGTTCGCGTTCCACCCCCGAGGCGGCGTCGATCAGGGCCACCACCGATCGTGGTGCGGTCCCGGGCCGGGCTGTCGCGGGTGAATCGCCGCGGTGATCGATCATCCCACTATTCAATCCCGGAGGGTCTATTCCGCGCAGGCAGTCGGCGCGGCGAGTTCGTTGCGGACGCGAATGGCCTGTCCTCGCGAAGTGGGTTGGCGAAAGTGCTTGCCGCTGTGGCCGCGAGCACACCCGCACGGTGATGCAGGTAATGCTAACCTTACCTGCATTAGTTAGGCCAGGGTAACCTTTGGAGGATCGTTGTCGACCACGGAACGCCTGCGGGTTGAGTATGTGACCGATCCGGCGGCAGCGATGTCCCGGCTGGCGGGGGCGGATCGGTTCGGCGAGTACGTGATGTACGAGCGCCCCGGGGAGTGGGTGTTCGCCGCCGATCCGATCGGCAGTGTCGAACTGGACGTCCGCGAACTGCGCATCGCCTGGGAAGGGCAGACCACCACCAGCCCGTGGGAAGGCAATCCCGCGGGAGTGATCGACCGCGCGCTCGGCAGGTTGCCCCTCGACGGGCGGAACGCCTACGGCTGGATCGGATTCGAGTTCTGCGCCTGGGCGCTGGACGCCACCGAGCACCTGGACCCGCGCACCACGCTTGCGCACCTGATGGTTCCCCGGATCGAAGTGCGGATGGGCGAATTCGGCGTGCGGATATCGGGCGCGACGCCGACGGAGACCGGAGACATCCACGACCTGATCGCGCAGTCGCAGAACACCGAACTGCCGCGAGCGCATCCGGCCGACATCCGCATCGACCCCACCGGCTACCGCGACCGGGTGGCCGAGGCGGTCGGCGAGATCCGGGCCGGGCGATACCAGAAGGTCATCCTGTCGAGGAAGGTCGATCTGCCGTTCGCCGTGGACATTCCGGCCACCTATCGGCTCGGACGCGCGCACAACACTCCGGCGCGGTCGTTCCTGCTGCGGCTCGGCGGTCTGGAGGCGGCGGGCTTCAGCCCCGAACTGGTCGCGTCCGTGGACGACGACCGAGTGGTGACCACCGAGCCGCTGGCGGGCACGCGCGCGTTCGGCCGCGGCGCCGCGGCCGACTCGGCCGCCAGGGCCGACCTGATCACCGACCCGAAAGAGATCGTGGAAC
Above is a genomic segment from Nocardia sputorum containing:
- a CDS encoding GAP family protein codes for the protein MPTLLLALAAFAFLDSLDLLLIGVTTAVVYDSRLSRRSPLVGGLSLLAGVFAVTTAFGICTVLGIGFLTDLFDFQITPAVRYWGELSAGVVLLALACIRMTGTTAPERATALRRRPWVLAGIGVAIGIAQAPTAVPYLAGLAMISARNPLPTLWPLIIIAYCALALLPPLVILGLAMRRTTGARRMYRKVVRIITTYGPISVRVLFAIFGVALLCDALVHYRSLWW
- a CDS encoding polyprenol monophosphomannose synthase, which gives rise to MPTYNERENLPVAVERLTALPVPDLHVLVVDDSSPDGTGEVADKLAAELPNVVGVLHRTEKDGLGRAYVAGITRALDEGADVVIQMDADLSHPAEVIPAMLEKLTTTDAGVVLGSRYVPGGSTAAEWKWYRKALSAWANFYVNLILRLGVKDATAGFKAWKADTLRAIDVASIRSNGYSFQVEMNYRTIKKGIAIAEVPIRFEERTLGASKMSLKVQLESALMPWKLLFGRAV
- a CDS encoding 1-acylglycerol-3-phosphate O-acyltransferase encodes the protein MTDARADLDAALAAIRSGPQGPAVAAVFDFGGAVVDGPGSRRRPRRKPADVLLGGLHNHMTDGEYSRFLRELSATLAGRSEQELDELGRRQFKRTGYGYLYPEAWELIRTHRAAGHTIVLATSLTRFHVAPAAAQLGIEHLLYTPMATTDGVLTGYPDGRTLWRNGKAEAVTEFAAAHGVDLGRSYAYAGAIADAPMLSLVGHPVAVNPDDELADTADRRQWARLTFRPRRSPRAGDYARTAAGFAGLLGGALFGVASKAPTKDRQQMADALMAHAARNTLRIAGVHVRVTGAEHAKSPRPAVFLFNHQSQFDIIIVPEVLGGGVTAIGKKELTKNPVFGPLMRFVGVTFIDRADTAQAKAALLPVVETLRGGLSVAVAPEGTRSYTPEIGPFKKGAFHIAIQAGVPVIPVVIRNAGEICWRNAMVARPGTVDVAILDPIDVSAWDPGDLDDNVARVRQLFVDTLLDWPR
- a CDS encoding glycerol-3-phosphate 1-O-acyltransferase → MIDHRGDSPATARPGTAPRSVVALIDAASGVERELVGKWLADGGISAEFGTDAPVTQLDLDAGAVAARLVGRRDDPLVVPIRVLWLPPERDGVRRVTFADLALLTNPRKPNRLAQRRLLAKSPDRYVVLTGAPACLSELRANNPEASALFDKGTAEPFARAVVRAAVVALERAERTIIGDRYKVPKLVAEEILDSPDFLRRLELIADQIGASPHEVYRRAEKALNELVAAQSRLISDLFTQAMRPVHASTWKVDSDDSGLAGLRDLNRRFPLVFLPSHRSYVDAFVLGDVLARNDFPPNHVIGGANLSFWPMGPVARRTGTVFIRRSFGDDEVYKAVVEEYFAYLLAKRFNLEWYFEGGRTRTGKLRPPRYGLLNYLSAAVRSNRIDDVMLVPVSITYERLNELGAIATEQEGGKKKPEGLTWLARYIRSQQHSAGHVYVRFGEPLSARDRLSAHGDPLTAPPLTIPLHHTEPIPPPRTEAGVVDNEPPEIAELERRAVQRLAFEVAVGINAVTPVTVNALVTLALLGVDGRALTLGEVRTVLNPVLGYIDKRELPRGELEALRDEQGLAVVLEQLSLTKVVTVYRGGIEPVYSIESGAHLEAAFYRNSAVHWFVNRAILELSILAAVDSDDADALRTGWDEAFRLRDLLKFEFFFPDRGEFADQMVAEMLLVDPDWYSHSRRDTDGSDILAKLTASGFTMAHRVLRSFVDAQLVVAERLADRDASDEIDRKGLITECVAVGKQMMLQQRLHSPESVSTELFTSALKLADNYGLLETVSEDDPESARKELIARRREFAERLRVIGARIAQAAALDPSNREAR
- the nbtS gene encoding nocobactin biosynthesis salicylate synthase NbtS, which gives rise to MSTTERLRVEYVTDPAAAMSRLAGADRFGEYVMYERPGEWVFAADPIGSVELDVRELRIAWEGQTTTSPWEGNPAGVIDRALGRLPLDGRNAYGWIGFEFCAWALDATEHLDPRTTLAHLMVPRIEVRMGEFGVRISGATPTETGDIHDLIAQSQNTELPRAHPADIRIDPTGYRDRVAEAVGEIRAGRYQKVILSRKVDLPFAVDIPATYRLGRAHNTPARSFLLRLGGLEAAGFSPELVASVDDDRVVTTEPLAGTRAFGRGAAADSAARADLITDPKEIVEHAISVQTSFAEIAAVADPGTPAVSDFMAVRERGSVQHLASTVRGRLAAGRSSWDALEVLFPSVTASGIPKREGVDSVFRLDHDPRGLYSGAVVTVSPTGALEATLVLRAVYQNAEGAWLRAGAGIVGQSRPEREFEETCEKLGSIAPYVVKA